The segment tccaagTAACTCCCGAGTCATGTAGCAAAAAAaacaacggcccttttcagggccacaaatttgtttgataagtgTGTAGGAAAAGGTTTTCTAATTGTTGATTTGTAGATTTTCGTTGTCATAATGAGTCGCCTCTCGTGTGATTAATTCGAAGGATTCAGAAAAGTCATATCACAAAAGGTATCCGAAATGAGTAGATACAACAATTTCATGTAGTTCGTTTGACGTTACGTTTGGGAATGAAGTGATGATATTGTGCAGAATGTATGATGATgcatatagtgaattcaatgaTTGACATCCTCATATTCAGTTGCAGATGCTAATTGAAGACTCGGCATCATTATCTGTTCTCAATGCAATTGCACCAAAATTAGAAGAGTTAGCAGTTTAGTGTCGAGAAACTAATCGTAGAGAGGTTTAACAGGATTGATTTTGGTGTTTATACAATAAagctatatacataaaaaaatcatgaaactgGGAAACCTCGAGCTTTGTacttttaaaatgttattcaatttttaTATATGGATAATCTGAGGGTACTTAGAACTAAGTCAGGAACACCGTAAAAAAGGTGTCGTAAAATATGATTCGCTATAATTTTTAgcgtcaataaaagaagatcagAAGTTCATTTATATTTGATAAGATTCATGTTTCAATATATCGTGCGGCTCCGCCGTATGTAATGTTGAAGatagaaaacagtttttcaaactCTTTTCGAATaaattggtggccctgaaaagggccgtttgtttgaGAATGAGATTTGTCAGAGATCAGTCAGATTTAAGCGCGTTCTCCACGGATACGACGAGCTAATTGGATATCTTTCGGCATAATGGTGACTCGTTTGGCATGGATGGCACacagattggtatcttcgaataatccAACCAGATAAGCTTCACTTGCTTCCTGCAGAGCCATAACAGCCGAGCTCTGGAAGCGAAGATCGGTCTTAAAATCTTGAGCGATCTCACGAACCAAACGTTGGAATGGAAGCTTACGGATCAGTAATTCAGTCGACTTTTGATAACGACGAATCTCACGCAAAGCGACGGTTCCTGGTCGATAACGATGTGGCTTCttgactcctccggtagctggagCACTTTTACGAGCAGCTTTAGTGGCCAACTGTTTGCGAGGAGCCTTTCCTCCGGTGGATTTACGAGCGGTCTGCTTGGTACGAGCCATTGCTTACGATTTCAGTAGAGTTAACGGTTTCAAAGTTGCTGAATGAATGGGATAATTCAACGCTTTTCTTCGCTTTAATACCTCACGTATGTCGTCATTCTACCATACGCATGCACAAAAAGGAAAGGACAAAAGAAGGGGAAGAATAACAAAATGAAGGAAAAGgaggaaaaataatttccattcGGGTATAAAAGTGGGTACCCTTAGGGGAAACAGCATCAGTTTCAGTCATCGTTTGAACTCGGAAACAACATAAAATAGTCCAGAAAAATGACTGGccgtggtaaaggaggaaagggACTGGGCAAAGGAGGAGCCAAGCGTCATCGTAAGGTTCTGCGTGATAACATCCAGGGAATCACAAagcccgctatccgtcgtttggCTCGTCGTGGGGGAGTGAAGCGTATTTCCGGTCTCATCTACGAAGAAACTCGTGGTGTGCTGAAAGTATTTCTGGAAAACGTTATCCGAGATGCTGTTACCTATACCGAACACGCCAAACGGAAGACGGTTACCGCAATGGACGTTGTGTACGCTTTGAAACGCCAAGGTCGTACTCTCTATGGTTTCGGAGGTTAAATGATATAATTTGGTGTACGGttcaacaaaacggcccttttcagggccacaatATTTCTCCAGTGAAGAGTTCctttaaatgttttcaaatcatccattattttttaataaggATTCGTTGCTTGTTCGGTTATATTATTTGTAAATAACGATGTAATTAGACGTTTAACTGAATTCAAATTGATATTCTTTACCCATAGAAGTTTAATATTTCTTGAATGAATGTCTGTGAATTATGAGTACACTGTAAGCCAGTGTTGGGAACATGTCATATTAGAAGGATCGTAATAGTAATAAAGTTAGACCAATACCTGGTACATTGCACGTCGCAGTTTGACGCAGACTTGGTCCAATGATTGTTAAGAGGGGACCcctaaaaataatggattttcgtgatttttttttcggatgttacgaataaagtaaagtgttcgggtattttgatgattgtttaagatatatttgaagatgtattttccattctttgagtgcacgaatactgattatgacgctgttgacggctggatgcgtagatgttgtctgaaaatcggtaccttgttggtggtatcggttctgaagcaacgaggtgtcgtagaacaaattttaatgaatattttgaaactttaagaCAATacttaaagcgttacataggggttttttgaaaattcgaaaaattgccaaaacggcggccattttcgttaaaaattagacatttttcatgaaaaatctctaaatagcgatttttcaaaaatcgaaaaaatgatatatcgaaaaacggctatgtaacgccgataattcatttttacatgctgataaacaaTTTCAGCCagatcggtcgagtagatcctgagatatcgacaccaccagttgaaataacatggtttcgagaaaaacgcgctttaaaattcgtacataccttaaggtgacttcatacttttgtggctgtaactttccaatgaaatatcaaaatacgataaatttttttaggacaacatttctgagggcataaacttcccaaaaatgcaagaaacaaaaattcgattttttcgattttctagaCCGGGGTCCTCCCTTAAACAATCGTAATTCTCATGATGCTATTCGGTATCATCGATTAGCTTTTTCGTTAAAATACCAACATTCTCAGAATTGTTTAATGTTGGAtacaagatgatgatgtgtgaaaaTGTATATTAACTGTCATgaagaaaacattcgaattcttagAGGTGGAAAACTATTGTTACTCTTTCGTTCCATTGGTTTTggtagtcctgagaaggactgtttGTTTTTAAATAAGTTTCAAATGAAAAGCACCAGTGCACTTTACTTTTTGGCAGCAGCTTTCTTCGGAGCAGCTTTCTTTGCTGGTGCTGCCTTTTTCGGTTTTGGAGTTTTAGGCTTCTTCGCTGCTGTCTTCGATGCTTTGGTTGGTTTCTGTTTGGAAGCGGCTGCTTTCTTTACGGTTCCAGCCTTTTTGGCGGTTTTGGCGACGACAGCTTTAGCCTTCTTCTGAACCGCTTTTTTTGCTGGTGCTTCCTTCGGCTTTTTGGCAGCAGCAGTTTTAGAAGTGGCTGCCTTTTTGGCGACTTTCTTTTCCCCTGCAGGTTTCTTCCCAGTCGCAGCTTTCTTTGGTTTCTTCTCGCCCGCAGGTGTCTTATCCTTAGGTTTGATTTTGAAGGATCCCGATGCTCCACTTCCTTTGGTTTGCACAAGATTACCTTTCTCGACACCActcttcaaagatttttttatgaaagttgAGAGCTTAGCAACATCACACTTGTAATTGGCACCGATATACTTCTTGATGGCCTGAAGAGAAGATCCATTACGTTCCTTTAAGGTCTTGATGGCGGCCAGAACCATTTCGTTCACTGGTGGATGGGTGGCTGGCTTTTTTGGTTTCTTATCCTCTCCTTTAGGAGCACGAGCCTTTTTCGGTGTCTTGGCTGGAGATGCACCAACTGATGCTGCGGGAACGACTTCAGTAGCTGTTTCGGCCATTTTATTCACTGTGTTTCACTGCTATGTTTCAACGAAATGCTGAATTCATTGATGCGCTCGGTGCCGCCGTTTGTGCTCGGAATCGAaaactgtgttagggaaactcaaAGCGTTCGTTTAAATTTGCTGTTGAGAAAACATTTCGCGTATTTGTAATTTATGTTttaaaaaatgttacttttctttGTTACAGTCCTCACATGTTTATCAGATACCTTATTTAATATTTACTATGATGTTTGAGCTACCATTTAAGTCCAAGCCGATACTCAATAATTTACGATAAATGCTAATGATATGTATCAGAAGTATCAACACTCTgtcgaaaatgttcaattttcttacattgcaAAAGATAAACAGTTATTAAACATAATTCTAATGAAATAGGGACAATTTTTCGATATATGGATACCAGAATTGAATGTTTTTTCCCAACATTACGAAGCATTCTTATCAAAACTTGGGGCAATCGGAGTAGCTAAAGCAATTTTTGATTTCCGTTCGTTATCATAAGAAATATTATCCTTTTACAAGATTATCAATCttatttcaatttattcatttGTTGGAATAatatatttactgatccgagacAAAACACTCAATATTTCATTTTCTGAAATACTTCATGTTTCGACCCAAGGGTTGATTCGTTAGACAAACAGTCTGTCATCACTTGTGTTATCGGTGATATGTTACGACAATCAAATGGTAGTTTTATTCAATATAGTTATTTCAAAGATAAACGTGAACACAATACAAAAATTATATCTAAATAACCCATTATGTAGGGAATTTTTAGTTATTTCACAGTTTGGTGTAAACAGTGGTAGAATAGAAAATACTGTTACCATAAACGAGATCTGCCTTTTTCGATATGCGAtttttttcgttaatttttttttttttttttgaaatcatttATCTTCTTCATAGTTAATAATCATCAATATCAAttcttataaaataataaattcaatatttttctccATTTACGAATTGGTTTTATTTTTCGGACTATCTTATATTACTTTTCGTGATCTGCGGCCAAAATCGAGATTTCATTTTGTCTCTGACTACAAGGTATTTTTgtgtagacttttttttttgagtatggTGATGGAATTAAATACACtaccgataaaaaaaaacatttgaatgaTCAACTAAACCCAATTCCTCTATAAATTATTGGAAAATTACATAATGGATACAGCAGAGTTTAGTTGGGTGATCTCGAAAGCagacacggtttgctgacgGGCGCCGAACGCGAATaaagtgtctttctcaagacaggTCAGGAAGGAGTTGGAAATAGAGTTTTCTGTGGGATCTTCtcaagactagagacgaatgaactt is part of the Toxorhynchites rutilus septentrionalis strain SRP unplaced genomic scaffold, ASM2978413v1 HiC_scaffold_20, whole genome shotgun sequence genome and harbors:
- the LOC129781758 gene encoding histone H3; protein product: MARTKQTARKSTGGKAPRKQLATKAARKSAPATGGVKKPHRYRPGTVALREIRRYQKSTELLIRKLPFQRLVREIAQDFKTDLRFQSSAVMALQEASEAYLVGLFEDTNLCAIHAKRVTIMPKDIQLARRIRGERA
- the LOC129781778 gene encoding histone H4; translated protein: MTGRGKGGKGLGKGGAKRHRKVLRDNIQGITKPAIRRLARRGGVKRISGLIYEETRGVLKVFLENVIRDAVTYTEHAKRKTVTAMDVVYALKRQGRTLYGFGG
- the LOC129781750 gene encoding histone H1B-like — protein: MAETATEVVPAASVGASPAKTPKKARAPKGEDKKPKKPATHPPVNEMVLAAIKTLKERNGSSLQAIKKYIGANYKCDVAKLSTFIKKSLKSGVEKGNLVQTKGSGASGSFKIKPKDKTPAGEKKPKKAATGKKPAGEKKVAKKAATSKTAAAKKPKEAPAKKAVQKKAKAVVAKTAKKAGTVKKAAASKQKPTKASKTAAKKPKTPKPKKAAPAKKAAPKKAAAKK